The genome window AGCATATTTTCCAAAGGGACTCGTACTCACCTAGCAGGTAGTGACGCGGAAGGTTATTCTGTCTTTAAACGCGAATACACAAATCAACAAATTTTTGTTGCTCTCAATACGAAGGAAACAGCGACAGACGCAACCTTTGAGGTTCCATTTATGAAAGAAGCAGTAGACTTATATTCTGGTAAAACATATTCTATTAGTGAAAATAAAATTACGCTAACCATTCCTTCTAGAGAAGACGGCGGAACTGTTTTATTAGTAGATGCGGGGCAAGCAAAGCCGCCTCACCCTACAGAACCAGAGGTACCTTCTACTCCTGGAGAAACGGATTCAGAAACGCCTCCAACATCTAATGATAATGGAGGGAATCAACCTGGATCAGATGGTTCCAACAATCAGGGTTCTAAACAAGCAGCAGAACCCTCAACCACTCCTAACAAAGGGAATGGAATAGCAGCACTTCCTAATACTGCCACTGACTCTTATAACATTATTTTAATCGGTTTAGGTCTGCTAGTAATTGGAACGGTAATATTTATTCGAAGAAAGAAACACACTGCAAATGAATAAGAAAATGCCTGATAAGGATTTTTCCTTATCAGGCATTTTTCAGTTTATTTTTCTTTGTTTATAAATAGAGTAGAAAAAGGAGGCATGTCCAACGACATTGCGTTTCCATAATCTTCTCGGTTCTTTTCCCATTCGATATAGCCACTCAAGCCGGAGGTCGCGAAAGATTTTAGGAGCTCTTGTCACTTCACCGGAAGAAAAATCAATAAAAGCACCTACTGCCATCGTAATCGTACTCTCTAGCTTTGAACGATATTCATTAATCCATTGTTCCTGTAACGGCATTCCAAATCCTACTAAAAGGATATCTGCTTTACTTTCATTAATCTGACTAATTATATTTTCCGTATTCTCTTTCGGGAAATAACCATCCTGATTACCTACAAATAAAATATTTTGATATATTTGCTGCAGCCGCTCTTGTGCCTTTTGGGCAACACCTGGTTTAGCTCCCAAAAGAAACACTCGATATGGTTGATTACGCTTCTCTTCATTTAATGATGCAAATAAAGCCGGAATAAAATCTGTACCATTTAAATTCTCCTTAAAAGAAAAGCCGAAAAGCTTTGCTCCCATTTCAATACCAATTCCATCATTTAACAATAAATCAGCATTATTCAGCATTTCCCGATATTCTGTGTCCTTTTGGGCAATATTATATCCATGGTCATTTAGAAAAAAAACATCCGTTGCTATTCTTTTGTCTAGTTTTTCCTTTATATACGTAATAGCTTCTTTTGAGCTTATAACATTTACTTTTAAATTTCCTAGCCATTTCTTATCCATTTTGTATCCCCTAATGAGAAATTTTTTAAAAAAGCCCTTTTCTATTATATAAAAATTGTCTACTAGAAACAATTCAAGCTAACAATCCCTCTACAAAGTAGCACTTCTAATTTGTAAAACTTTTCTCTTTATTAAGAAATATTCACTACACAAATGTTGGAATATGTCGAAAGATTTCATATGAAAATGTTATTAACTTTTGGATAATAGTGATAAAATTTTATTGTACAATTAACAGATAAAGGCAAACCATCTGAAAGGGTGGGACGCAAAGCTTCGGGTCTAAGGTAGATTTTTTTACTATGATGGCTGGGCCACCTTATATTCTATAAGGAGGTTAATTATCATGATTAATTTGTTTCCCACCGAAATTCAAACTGAAAGCAATTTGGATAGTGAATGGTTATCGCTTATCTCGGAGGCAAAAAAGCAGGGCTTAACACAAGAAGAAGTTCGTGCAATGTTAACAATACTAGAAAATAGCAACGAATAAATTGTTAGAATATTTTAAAATATGGTAGCGTTTCAACCTTAATAGTTAATCTATTAAGGTATCTTTTCTATTTCACTTCACCTGCAAACAAAAAAAGTGTCACATTGGACACTAAATAATGGGGAATAGAATCGAAGTGTGTATTGATTTTTTCTAATAAAGGATGGTGTTTCAAAGAAAGAGCTTTGAAACGGAAAGATAATTTTTGTGTGAGTAGTGTATATGGTGAAAGTCTTAAGATGTTGGGGAAGTTCGAGTGATAGTTTCCATCTGAATAATATGTTCTAGCTGTTTTATTCTTACATTACATTGTTCTAATTTTTCATTAGTCTTTGCCTGCATTTTAATTAATGTAACCATTAAATCTGGTACATTATTCACCTTGTTTTCCTCCTTTAAGGAATGGTTTGTTCTAGTTTTTTAGGGTCCAAGAAACGTACGGATTCAGCAATAACTTCTGTTACATAGACCTTTTTCCGCTCTTGATTTTCATAGTTTCTTGTCTGTATTCGGCCAACGACTCCAACTAGAGAGCCTTTATGACAATACTGAGCTGTATTTTCCGCTACCTTATTCCAAAAGGTACATTGCACAAAATCTGCATCATAATCACCAGCTTGATTCTTGTAGTTTCTATTTACTGCAACAGTCACATGGACAATAGAAGTTCCTTCTTGTGTTACTCGCAGTTCTGGATCTTTCGTTAGCCTTCCTACTAAAGTAACTTGATTGATCATCTTCTCCCTCCCTTCTCTCTTAAATTAGTAAAATCATACTATAAATTAGAGCAGAGGGAAAATGCCGAAAATTCCAGTTTTGAGCGTGTTTGCATAAAGAAAACGAAGATTTCGCCTAAGCGATTTTTAAGTTTTGGAGCAGATATAACGTTCAAATTTAAAGTTTTGCTTTTTTTATTTTTATCAATAAAAAAACTCCTTCATCGAATGTCTAGAAAAAGAATATCACTTCGCTTTTCCCAAACAATCTTGAAGGAGTTTTGGTAATTTATTTATTATATCCGTCGATTACTGCATTCACTTGCTCCATTACGCCTAGCTTCAGTGCTTCTAGCTTACTTGTGCTTTCTTCTAAAGAAGAACTATTTACGCTAAAATAGAATTTCGCTTTTGGCTCTGTTCCAGATGGACGAAGGCAGAACCATGAACCATCTTCCAAATAATATTTAATTACATTAGATTTTGGTAGATCAATCAATGTTTCTGTTAGACCTTCTGAACGCTTACTTGTTAAATAGTCTTCCACTGCTACAACGTTTAAGCCCTTAACCTCTTTGATAGGAGCTTTACGGAAAGTATCCATAATATATGCAATTTGCTCTGCTCCATCTTTTCCTTTTAATGTTAATGATTCTAAACCTTCTTGGTAGAAGCCATACTTTTTAAAGATTTCTAGTAAACCTTCATGAAGCGTTAATCCTTTTGCTTTATAATAAGCAGCAACCTCTGCAGCAAAAATAGCAGATTGAACAGCATCTTTATCGCGCACGAAATCACCGATTAAATAGCCATAGCTCTCTTCATAACCGAAAAGGAATGTATGCTCATGTGTTTGTTCAAACTCTTTAATTTTCTCTCCAATAAACTTGAACCCTGTCAAAGTATCAATAGTTGGAATGCCATAAGATTTTGCAATCGTGCGGCCGATTTCAGAGGTAACGATTGTTTTAATGACAACGCCATTTTCTGGAAGCATTCCTTTTGCTTTTTTCTCAGACAATAAGTATTCAAGCATTAATGCACCTAATTGATTT of Niallia circulans contains these proteins:
- a CDS encoding anti-repressor SinI family protein translates to MINLFPTEIQTESNLDSEWLSLISEAKKQGLTQEEVRAMLTILENSNE
- a CDS encoding single-stranded DNA-binding protein, translated to MINQVTLVGRLTKDPELRVTQEGTSIVHVTVAVNRNYKNQAGDYDADFVQCTFWNKVAENTAQYCHKGSLVGVVGRIQTRNYENQERKKVYVTEVIAESVRFLDPKKLEQTIP
- a CDS encoding WecB/TagA/CpsF family glycosyltransferase, producing the protein MDKKWLGNLKVNVISSKEAITYIKEKLDKRIATDVFFLNDHGYNIAQKDTEYREMLNNADLLLNDGIGIEMGAKLFGFSFKENLNGTDFIPALFASLNEEKRNQPYRVFLLGAKPGVAQKAQERLQQIYQNILFVGNQDGYFPKENTENIISQINESKADILLVGFGMPLQEQWINEYRSKLESTITMAVGAFIDFSSGEVTRAPKIFRDLRLEWLYRMGKEPRRLWKRNVVGHASFFYSIYKQRKIN